In Arvicanthis niloticus isolate mArvNil1 unplaced genomic scaffold, mArvNil1.pat.X pat_scaffold_590_arrow_ctg1, whole genome shotgun sequence, a genomic segment contains:
- the LOC117702227 gene encoding thioredoxin domain-containing protein 3-like — protein sequence MASKKREVQLQSVVNSQNLWDEMLLNKGLTVIDVYQAWCGPCKAVQALFRKLKNELNEDEILHFVVAEADNIVTLQPFRDKCEPVFLFSLNGKIVAKIQGANAPLINRKVVTLIDEERKIVAGEMARPQYVEIPLVDTTDEEYGEVQYESTVEVYNMAIIKPDDVLLRKNVEVKERIIKEGFVVEMQDNMILPEEVVREFYIHMEDQPDFEEFVFSMTNGLSCVIIISQGDDSEVIEEETLPQIDTEEEPDNLEEPHVRFAPVLVKKKRDSLQEYLDRQHLSDFCDVEDDVVKVSKFIDVLFPNFKTMKSMNVQRTLALLHPEVCEEEKDKLICLCDSELMLYSSDTPYLKAKGSVSVTLGASLTVDVLFQVKEICMYYVA from the exons ATGGCAAGCAAAAAGCGTGAAGTCCAGCTACAG TCAGTGGTCAATAGTCAGAACTTGTGGGATGAGATGTTGCTGAACAAAGGCTTAACAG TGATTGATGTTTACCAAGCCTGGTGTGGACCCTGCAAAGCCGTGCAAGCTTtattcagaaaactaaaaaatgaACTGAATGAAGATGAGATTCTTCATTTCGTTGTt GCTGAAGCTGACAACATTGTGACTCTGCAGCCATTTAGAGATAAATGTGAGCCTGTGTTCCTCTTTAGTCTC AATGGTAAAATTGTTGCGAAGATTCAGGGTGCAAATGCACCACTTATCAATAGAAAAGTTGTGACCTTGATAGATGAAGAGAGGAAAATTGTAGCAGGCGAAATGGCTCGTCCTCAG TATGTTGAAATTCCACTAGTAGATACAACCGATGAAGAATATGGGGAAGTACAGTATGAAAGTACTG tGGAAGTTTACAATATGGCAATTATCAAACCTGATGATGTACTGTTGAGAAAAAATGTAGAAGTTAAAGAAAGA ATAATCAAAGAGGGATTTGTCGTAGAAATGCAGGATAACATGATTCTCCCTGAAGAGGTAGTGAGGGAATTCTACATTCATATGGAAGATCAG CCTGACTTTGAAGAGTTTGTATTTTCTATGACAAATGGCCTAAGCTGCGTGATCATTATATCTCAAGGAGACGACTCAGAGGTTATTGAGGAAGAAACTCTCCCTCAGATTGATACAGAAGAAGAACCTGACAATTTAGAAGAGCCTCACGTTAGGTTTGCACCTGTGCTGGTAAAGAAGAAACGGGACAG TTTGCAGGAGTATCTGGACCGACAGCATCTCTCTGATTTCTGTGATGTCGAGGACGATGTGGTGAAGGTTTCTAAGTTCATTGATGTGTTATTCCCTAATTTTAAAACCATGAAAAGCATGAATGTACAAAGGACGCTAGCATTGCTGCATCCAGAAGTCTGTGAGGAAGAGAAAG ACAAGCTGATATGTCTGTGTGATTCTGAGCTGATGTTGTACAGTAGTGACACACCATATCTTAAAGCAAAAGGTTCAGTTTCTGTAACATTAGGTGCAAGCTTAACTGTTGATGTGCTTTTTCAGGTTAAGGAAATTTGCATGTATTATGTGGCTTAA